From the genome of Geobacter sp. SVR, one region includes:
- a CDS encoding tRNA1(Val) (adenine(37)-N6)-methyltransferase, whose translation MTLDDLKLFDLQLFQLRRGYRYSLDPLLLARFCPPLQAGARIADLGAGCGIIALVLARIHSAASVVAIENNPEMSALAERNVRHNGLAERISVRTKDVIDIRKGFTDSTFDLVVFNPPYRVPRSGKISPRTGRDTARHESTAGLADFLAAAKFMVKPSGRICFIQLPSRLAEFMALAAQMKLAVLRLRMVHNNQKSPAVMFMAELVKGRRSAPVVEAPLFVRDMDGEYTDEVWR comes from the coding sequence GTGACCCTCGACGACCTGAAGCTGTTCGATCTGCAGCTGTTCCAGCTCCGGCGCGGCTATCGCTACTCACTGGACCCGCTGCTGCTGGCGCGCTTCTGCCCCCCGCTGCAGGCCGGCGCACGCATTGCCGATCTGGGAGCCGGATGCGGCATCATTGCCCTGGTGCTGGCCCGGATCCATTCCGCGGCTTCGGTGGTGGCAATCGAGAACAACCCCGAAATGTCGGCACTGGCCGAGCGGAATGTCCGGCACAATGGTCTTGCGGAGCGGATTTCCGTACGGACCAAAGATGTCATTGACATACGAAAAGGCTTTACCGATTCCACCTTCGATCTGGTGGTATTCAATCCCCCCTACCGGGTACCCCGCAGCGGCAAGATCAGCCCCCGTACGGGGCGGGATACCGCACGCCATGAATCGACCGCCGGCCTGGCCGATTTCCTCGCTGCGGCCAAGTTCATGGTAAAACCATCAGGCAGGATCTGCTTCATCCAGCTACCGTCCCGGCTGGCAGAGTTCATGGCGTTGGCAGCGCAGATGAAGCTGGCTGTGCTGCGGCTGCGCATGGTTCATAACAATCAGAAATCGCCGGCCGTCATGTTCATGGCAGAACTGGTCAAGGGGAGACGCAGCGCCCCGGTGGTGGAAGCGCCGCTGTTCGTGCGGGATATGGACGGGGAGTATACGGACGAGGTCTGGCGGTAA
- a CDS encoding chemotaxis protein CheX produces MAVKFFGQFLVEKGIVTREALLRAIELQESKNLKFGEMAVEMGYVTRDDIERAHAAQFSKDAKLGDILVEQGILTPDQLNEIVTRQKNTHLYIGEALVLIGAITEGQLQQHLEAFKADQAQYVSDRIELPAGLANSAIWEMTADLTFKMITRVLALAHRPGKCEVVKEVSSNFMMAAMDFSGDVAARYLISVSEGLQKTIARAILREETVENEPAEVLEDTVMEFVNVVCGNVAAKASQMGTIMNISPPVTIHPPAAGLPVPGGHTALSFPIYVGEGEKMELILLIKN; encoded by the coding sequence ATGGCCGTCAAATTTTTCGGGCAATTCCTGGTGGAAAAAGGCATCGTCACACGGGAAGCGCTGCTTAGAGCAATAGAGCTTCAGGAAAGCAAAAACCTCAAATTCGGCGAAATGGCCGTGGAAATGGGATACGTCACCCGCGACGATATCGAGCGGGCACACGCCGCCCAGTTTTCCAAGGATGCCAAACTGGGCGACATCCTGGTCGAGCAGGGCATCCTGACCCCGGATCAGCTCAATGAAATAGTTACCCGCCAGAAGAACACCCACCTGTACATCGGCGAGGCGCTGGTGCTGATCGGAGCCATTACCGAAGGCCAGTTGCAGCAGCATCTTGAGGCATTCAAGGCCGACCAGGCCCAGTACGTGTCGGACAGGATCGAGCTGCCCGCCGGTTTGGCCAACAGCGCCATCTGGGAGATGACCGCCGATCTGACCTTCAAAATGATCACCCGCGTGCTGGCTCTTGCACACAGACCGGGGAAATGCGAGGTTGTGAAGGAAGTATCCTCCAATTTCATGATGGCGGCCATGGACTTCAGCGGAGACGTCGCAGCCCGATACCTGATCTCGGTATCTGAGGGGCTCCAGAAGACGATTGCACGTGCTATCCTGCGTGAGGAAACCGTTGAGAACGAACCGGCCGAGGTCCTGGAAGACACGGTAATGGAGTTCGTGAACGTGGTCTGCGGGAATGTGGCTGCCAAGGCTTCGCAGATGGGCACGATCATGAACATCAGTCCGCCGGTCACCATTCATCCCCCCGCGGCCGGGCTGCCGGTGCCGGGTGGACATACGGCACTCAGCTTCCCCATCTACGTGGGCGAAGGGGAAAAGATGGAGCTGATTCTGTTGATAAAAAACTGA
- a CDS encoding response regulator codes for MQKVLVVDDSLSVARQLEKIIKESGDFVCVGHAKNGAEAIKLNHSENPDIICMDMNMPGMDGLTALRSLVVLDKEVKVVMITSLGGVGDKFTEALKMGAKNVISKPFEAAGVLEILRAL; via the coding sequence ATGCAAAAGGTGCTGGTTGTTGACGACAGTCTTTCGGTTGCGCGTCAACTGGAGAAGATCATCAAGGAGTCTGGCGATTTCGTCTGCGTCGGCCATGCCAAAAACGGTGCCGAGGCGATCAAGTTGAACCATTCGGAGAACCCCGACATCATCTGCATGGACATGAACATGCCCGGCATGGACGGCCTGACCGCCCTACGCAGCCTGGTCGTACTCGACAAGGAGGTCAAGGTGGTGATGATCACCTCTCTGGGGGGCGTGGGCGACAAATTCACCGAGGCACTCAAGATGGGCGCCAAAAACGTCATTTCCAAACCATTCGAAGCGGCGGGTGTGCTGGAGATACTGCGCGCACTCTAG
- the cbiQ gene encoding cobalt ECF transporter T component CbiQ — MASINEAVLDIKRLDLMACGDSGIHRLDARVKVLVTAIFIVAVVSFDRYELAALLPFFLFPAVMISRSNLPLRFILGKMALLCPFVLVVGIFNPLFDRGTMIQAGGIGISGGWVSFASILVKTLLTVGATLILIGVTGFTAVCRSLRAFGMPGVFAVQLLFLYRYIFVLAEEVARAARAREFRSFNRKGLGITSFSVMIGHLLLRTWQRAERIHMAMLARGFTGALHTRRTSRFGREELCFLLGWSSLFIFLRFQNGPHLLGSLVTRIFP, encoded by the coding sequence ATGGCATCCATCAACGAAGCGGTACTCGATATCAAACGCCTGGATCTGATGGCCTGCGGCGATTCCGGCATCCATCGCCTGGATGCGCGCGTCAAGGTGCTCGTAACGGCGATTTTTATCGTTGCGGTCGTATCCTTCGATAGATACGAGCTGGCAGCCCTGCTCCCGTTTTTCCTCTTTCCGGCAGTCATGATCTCCCGCAGCAACCTCCCGCTGCGGTTCATACTGGGCAAGATGGCCCTGCTCTGCCCTTTTGTCCTGGTCGTCGGCATATTCAATCCCCTTTTTGATCGTGGGACAATGATCCAGGCCGGGGGTATCGGCATTTCCGGCGGCTGGGTCTCGTTTGCCTCGATTCTGGTCAAGACGCTGCTTACCGTGGGCGCCACCCTGATCCTGATCGGTGTCACCGGTTTTACCGCCGTGTGCCGTTCTCTCAGGGCATTCGGGATGCCGGGGGTTTTTGCCGTGCAACTGCTGTTTCTGTACCGCTACATTTTCGTGCTTGCCGAGGAGGTGGCGCGTGCCGCGCGGGCACGGGAATTCAGATCCTTCAACAGGAAGGGGCTGGGGATCACCAGTTTCAGCGTGATGATCGGGCACCTGCTGCTGCGGACCTGGCAGCGGGCGGAACGTATTCACATGGCCATGCTGGCCCGCGGCTTCACCGGAGCGCTCCACACCCGCCGGACAAGCCGCTTCGGCCGGGAAGAACTCTGCTTTTTACTCGGCTGGTCCTCGCTGTTCATCTTCCTGAGATTTCAGAACGGCCCGCATTTGCTCGGGTCACTCGTCACACGGATATTCCCATGA
- a CDS encoding energy-coupling factor ABC transporter ATP-binding protein: MSHHIVEVKKLRHAYTDGAVALKDVSFRITHGESVAIIGANGAGKSTLLLHLNGYLTPSAGEIRIGDMPITKATVPDIRRTVGVVFQDPNDQLFMPTVFDDVAFGPYNLGLSGTEVERRVTEALALVGVGHLKEKPSYHLSTGEKKRVAIATVVSMSPDILVMDEPTSGLDPHARRQLMALLRDFKHTRIIASHDLDMVLELCDRVIVLHEGEVRGDGPAHEILSNETLLAECRLEKPFSMQGCPVCGKLSAGHP, encoded by the coding sequence ATGAGCCATCATATCGTCGAAGTGAAAAAACTCCGTCACGCCTACACCGACGGCGCCGTGGCGCTGAAGGATGTCTCCTTCCGCATCACCCACGGCGAATCGGTAGCCATAATCGGCGCCAATGGCGCCGGCAAATCGACGCTCCTGCTCCATCTCAACGGCTACCTGACCCCCAGCGCCGGAGAAATCAGGATCGGAGACATGCCCATCACCAAAGCGACCGTGCCTGACATCCGGCGCACCGTGGGGGTCGTCTTCCAGGATCCCAACGATCAGCTCTTCATGCCCACGGTTTTCGACGACGTCGCCTTTGGCCCGTACAACCTGGGGCTTTCAGGGACCGAGGTCGAACGGCGCGTGACCGAGGCACTCGCATTGGTGGGTGTGGGGCATCTGAAGGAGAAGCCCTCCTACCATCTCTCCACCGGCGAAAAGAAACGCGTGGCCATTGCCACAGTGGTCTCCATGTCGCCCGATATCCTTGTCATGGACGAGCCGACCAGCGGGCTCGACCCGCACGCCAGACGGCAGCTCATGGCGTTGCTGCGCGATTTCAAACATACCCGGATCATCGCCAGCCACGACCTGGACATGGTGCTGGAGCTGTGCGACCGGGTAATAGTGCTGCATGAGGGGGAAGTGCGGGGGGATGGTCCGGCGCACGAGATTTTAAGCAATGAAACCCTGCTGGCTGAATGTCGCCTGGAGAAACCGTTCTCCATGCAGGGTTGTCCGGTATGCGGGAAACTTTCTGCGGGTCACCCATAG
- a CDS encoding YhjD/YihY/BrkB family envelope integrity protein — MLRFLYLVYLAFTDRELSLQATGLVYTTLLSLIPLLAVSFSMLKAFGAHAMLEDFLIGFLAPLGPEGKNLAMQITQFVDNLNLGVLGSIGFALLLYKAIALMYELEGTLNYIWAARNTKGPGRRLGDYLIILLVGPVLVLTATGITVSFMSTTFIVWLQQFEPFSTAIVLAGELLPYAMAIAAFTFVYELLPNRKVHFLSALAGGAFAGVLWELAGLAFATFTVTSAQYPAIYSGFAFSILFLIWLQLSWLILLAGARLSFHHQYPGPPHDRNRTFATRENEKIALLIMFLATRNFKLRQPLTLKDIVEHLGLPPATAQPVLSRLVHQRLLVEGSAHPPTYVPAVDPDSLTLQEILDAVGNGRRAADGKIPEVDAILSRLDDCLSASLGTMTISDLAADPDHPLGERQRESH, encoded by the coding sequence TTGCTCAGATTTTTATATCTGGTGTACCTGGCATTTACCGACAGGGAACTGTCGCTGCAGGCCACCGGCCTGGTATATACGACCCTCTTGTCGCTCATTCCGCTTTTGGCCGTCAGCTTTTCCATGCTCAAGGCGTTTGGCGCCCATGCCATGCTCGAGGATTTTCTGATCGGCTTCCTCGCCCCACTGGGGCCGGAAGGAAAAAACCTGGCGATGCAGATAACGCAGTTCGTCGACAACCTCAATCTCGGTGTCCTCGGGTCCATCGGTTTCGCTCTTTTGCTCTACAAGGCCATTGCTCTCATGTACGAGCTGGAGGGTACTCTCAACTACATCTGGGCAGCCAGAAACACCAAGGGCCCGGGACGAAGATTGGGTGATTATCTGATTATCCTGCTGGTGGGGCCGGTTCTTGTCCTCACCGCCACCGGCATTACCGTTTCCTTCATGAGTACCACTTTTATCGTATGGCTTCAGCAATTCGAGCCATTCAGCACTGCTATTGTTCTTGCCGGCGAGCTGCTTCCCTATGCAATGGCAATTGCTGCGTTCACCTTTGTCTACGAACTCCTGCCGAACAGGAAGGTTCATTTTCTTTCGGCCCTTGCAGGTGGAGCTTTTGCCGGGGTTTTATGGGAGCTGGCCGGACTGGCCTTTGCTACCTTCACCGTGACATCCGCCCAATATCCGGCCATCTATTCCGGCTTTGCCTTTTCGATCCTGTTCCTGATCTGGCTCCAGTTGAGCTGGCTCATTCTGCTGGCAGGGGCACGCCTTTCATTCCATCACCAGTACCCGGGCCCGCCACACGATCGGAATAGAACTTTTGCAACCCGCGAAAATGAAAAGATCGCCCTGCTCATCATGTTTCTAGCCACCCGGAATTTCAAACTTCGGCAGCCCTTGACCCTGAAAGACATCGTTGAGCATCTGGGTTTACCGCCTGCGACGGCTCAACCGGTTCTCTCCAGGCTGGTTCATCAACGGTTGCTTGTGGAAGGATCGGCGCATCCGCCAACCTACGTGCCCGCCGTCGATCCGGATAGCTTGACACTGCAGGAAATCCTCGATGCCGTCGGCAACGGTCGGAGAGCAGCCGATGGCAAGATTCCCGAGGTAGACGCCATACTATCCCGCCTGGATGATTGCTTGTCAGCGTCTCTCGGCACCATGACCATAAGTGATCTGGCCGCTGACCCCGATCATCCTTTGGGAGAACGGCAAAGGGAAAGCCATTGA
- a CDS encoding superoxide dismutase family protein, giving the protein MTTRIVLCLLVLTTAAAAGAAESGKSATAKIIDSLGKTLGTAHFSEKNEGVEVTVKVSGLPPGKHGIHLHEQGKCDPPGFSTAGGHFNPSAKQHGSMNPGGKHAGDLPNLMVKADGTAEFTATAKGATLGDGGGSLLKKGGTSIIIHAGPDDEKTDPSGNSGGRIACGVVTAQ; this is encoded by the coding sequence ATGACGACGAGAATAGTATTGTGCCTGCTTGTGCTGACAACGGCTGCAGCGGCCGGTGCTGCGGAAAGCGGAAAATCGGCCACGGCGAAGATTATCGATTCGCTGGGCAAGACACTGGGCACCGCACATTTTTCAGAGAAAAACGAAGGCGTGGAAGTGACGGTGAAGGTTTCGGGATTGCCGCCGGGGAAGCACGGCATCCATCTGCATGAACAGGGAAAATGTGATCCTCCCGGTTTCAGTACGGCTGGAGGTCATTTCAATCCGTCCGCCAAGCAGCACGGATCTATGAACCCGGGAGGAAAGCACGCAGGTGACCTGCCGAATCTGATGGTCAAGGCTGATGGCACGGCAGAGTTCACCGCAACTGCAAAGGGAGCCACTCTGGGGGACGGTGGCGGATCTCTTCTCAAAAAGGGGGGCACTTCCATAATTATTCACGCCGGGCCGGACGATGAGAAGACGGATCCAAGCGGTAATTCCGGTGGTCGGATCGCCTGCGGAGTGGTTACTGCACAATAG
- a CDS encoding sigma-54 dependent transcriptional regulator, giving the protein MKRNKILVVDDEHLIRWSLEQNLKKQGFEVFTAGTGEDALRLAREEQPDLVLLDIQLPGISGIEVLEKIKDQDDETIVIMVTAHGGLETAVNAMRLGAYDYVSKPFNLDELSIIIRKALETSDLRREVARLRSETKRTAPNIIGNSRHMQYLLEVLDKVAKSEASTVLVQGESGTGKELVAKWVHYSSSRAEKPFIAINCAAVPATLLESELFGHEKGAFTDAKATKKGLFELADGGTVFLDEIGDMEMGMQAKLLRFLEDRSFRRIGGSRVFTVDVRIISATNKDLQRSIEEKSFRNDLYYRLQVIPIFLPALRERREDIIPLANHFIEGYNKDFNKKIQGIAAMAERVMLDYSWPGNVRELKNVIERAIILGNDETLLLEHLPLEIVAKASPKVGAPMSSFRLPPEGIDIEEVEKELIRQALDITEWNQSKAAKKLNLGIDAFRYRMKKFGYLK; this is encoded by the coding sequence ATGAAGCGCAACAAGATACTGGTTGTTGATGATGAACATCTGATTCGCTGGTCGTTGGAGCAGAACCTCAAAAAACAGGGGTTCGAGGTTTTCACCGCTGGAACCGGCGAGGACGCGCTGCGGCTTGCCCGGGAGGAACAACCGGACCTGGTGCTGCTTGATATCCAGCTTCCGGGAATCAGCGGCATCGAGGTGCTCGAAAAGATCAAGGACCAGGATGATGAAACGATCGTCATCATGGTTACGGCTCACGGCGGGCTAGAGACAGCGGTCAACGCCATGCGGCTGGGGGCCTACGATTATGTCAGCAAGCCCTTCAATCTGGATGAACTCTCGATCATCATCAGGAAGGCGCTGGAGACCTCCGACCTGAGGCGGGAAGTGGCCCGGCTGCGCTCGGAGACGAAGAGGACCGCCCCCAATATCATCGGGAACAGCAGGCACATGCAATACCTGCTGGAGGTACTGGACAAGGTGGCCAAGAGCGAGGCCTCCACGGTGCTGGTCCAGGGGGAATCGGGCACCGGCAAGGAACTGGTGGCCAAATGGGTGCACTACAGCTCCAGCAGGGCCGAAAAGCCCTTCATTGCCATCAACTGTGCCGCGGTTCCGGCGACACTGCTGGAAAGCGAGCTGTTCGGGCACGAAAAGGGGGCTTTCACCGACGCCAAAGCGACCAAAAAGGGGCTGTTCGAGCTTGCTGATGGTGGCACCGTCTTTCTGGACGAGATCGGCGACATGGAAATGGGCATGCAGGCCAAGCTGCTGCGCTTCCTTGAGGATCGTTCCTTCAGGCGCATCGGCGGCAGCAGGGTCTTTACCGTGGATGTGCGCATCATTTCCGCCACCAACAAAGACCTGCAGCGCTCCATCGAAGAAAAGTCCTTCCGCAACGACCTGTATTACCGCCTGCAGGTCATCCCGATCTTCCTTCCCGCTCTGAGGGAGCGGCGCGAAGACATCATCCCCCTGGCCAACCACTTCATCGAGGGCTACAACAAGGATTTCAACAAGAAGATACAGGGTATCGCCGCCATGGCTGAGCGCGTGATGCTGGACTACTCCTGGCCGGGGAACGTACGGGAGCTGAAGAACGTGATCGAACGTGCGATCATTCTCGGCAACGACGAGACCCTGCTGCTGGAACACCTGCCGTTGGAGATCGTTGCCAAGGCCTCCCCCAAGGTGGGGGCGCCCATGTCCTCCTTCCGCCTGCCTCCCGAAGGAATCGACATCGAGGAGGTCGAAAAGGAACTCATCAGGCAGGCCCTGGACATCACGGAATGGAACCAATCGAAAGCGGCCAAGAAGCTGAATCTCGGTATCGATGCCTTCCGGTACAGGATGAAGAAGTTCGGGTATCTGAAATAA
- a CDS encoding PAS domain-containing sensor histidine kinase: MFKSLTTRIIATTITLLICGIYTYTFFNVRYQQSQFIEMARESTELLLHTVESSIYNTMHLGNVQNVGSILALVGQHNQLVGVRIFHPHGIILRSANSAEVGRTVNVNDYNLYQSTKNYGIFDLAPHGEVLSMVKPIYNEPACHACHGNKARVIGILNINYSLNRTKMQMLASSRIFIFSSIAITAFLAVTISLILLKFVKRPLVSIIDNMSRVEQGDLSVRIEYRGRDEIGRLIKSFNSMVDRLDAAKHELEQMHFQQLERADRLASIGEMAAGIAHEIKNPLAGISAAISIIKDDLEGADPRAEILGEVLQQVQRLDKTVNDLLFFGKPSMPEFACIDLNSIISKTLNFASQHRSVANFEKRLILAPDLPPVYADAKQMQQVFLNIILNAVQAMPEGGTLTISTSRSTSQTRDLVKVEVADTGSGIPPQILEKIFTPFFTTKAQGTGLGLAICCKLVHLHNGEISVRSDDMHGTVFVIELPACSIETHEMRRSDEAQQDTGC, from the coding sequence GTGTTCAAAAGCCTGACCACCCGCATAATCGCCACCACCATCACCCTGCTGATATGCGGCATTTATACCTATACCTTCTTCAACGTGCGGTACCAGCAGTCCCAGTTTATCGAAATGGCGCGGGAGAGCACCGAGCTGCTGCTGCACACGGTCGAGAGCAGTATCTACAACACCATGCACCTGGGCAACGTCCAGAACGTCGGCTCGATCCTGGCCCTGGTGGGGCAGCACAACCAACTGGTGGGCGTGCGTATCTTCCACCCCCACGGCATCATCCTGCGCTCGGCTAATTCTGCCGAGGTGGGGCGCACGGTGAACGTGAACGACTACAATCTGTACCAGAGCACCAAAAATTACGGCATTTTCGACCTGGCGCCCCACGGCGAGGTGCTGTCCATGGTCAAGCCGATCTACAACGAACCGGCCTGCCATGCCTGCCATGGCAACAAGGCCAGGGTGATCGGTATCCTGAACATCAATTATTCCCTCAACCGCACCAAGATGCAGATGCTGGCCTCCTCGCGCATCTTCATCTTTTCCTCCATCGCGATCACCGCCTTTCTGGCCGTCACCATTTCGCTGATCCTGCTCAAGTTCGTCAAACGCCCGCTCGTCAGCATCATCGATAACATGTCGCGGGTCGAACAGGGGGATCTGAGCGTCCGCATCGAATACCGGGGACGGGACGAGATCGGCCGGCTTATCAAGAGTTTCAACTCGATGGTCGACCGCCTGGACGCCGCCAAACACGAACTGGAACAAATGCACTTCCAGCAGTTGGAGCGGGCGGACCGGCTGGCCTCCATCGGCGAAATGGCGGCCGGCATAGCCCACGAGATCAAGAATCCGCTGGCAGGCATATCGGCCGCCATCAGTATCATCAAGGACGATCTCGAAGGGGCCGATCCCCGGGCCGAGATCCTGGGGGAAGTGCTTCAGCAGGTGCAGCGGCTGGACAAGACGGTCAATGACCTGCTGTTTTTCGGGAAGCCCTCCATGCCGGAGTTCGCCTGCATCGACCTGAACAGCATCATTTCCAAGACGCTGAACTTCGCCTCACAACACCGTTCAGTCGCGAATTTCGAGAAACGACTCATCCTGGCCCCGGATCTGCCCCCGGTGTACGCGGACGCCAAGCAGATGCAGCAAGTCTTTCTCAATATCATACTGAACGCCGTTCAGGCCATGCCCGAGGGGGGCACCCTCACCATTTCCACCAGCCGCTCAACCAGCCAGACGCGCGACCTGGTCAAAGTCGAGGTGGCTGATACCGGATCGGGCATCCCCCCCCAGATCCTTGAAAAGATCTTCACTCCGTTCTTTACCACCAAGGCGCAGGGAACAGGGCTCGGACTGGCGATCTGCTGCAAGCTGGTCCATCTGCATAACGGCGAGATCAGTGTCCGCAGCGATGACATGCATGGAACCGTATTCGTTATAGAATTGCCGGCCTGCAGTATCGAAACTCACGAGATGAGGAGAAGCGATGAAGCGCAACAAGATACTGGTTGTTGA
- a CDS encoding homocysteine S-methyltransferase family protein: MISFRTAIQERILILDGAMGTMLQERGLKPGQSPEELNLTMPDVVASVHRDYVAAGADIIITNTFGGTRFKLAHYGLEGRLAEINARAVEIARSVAGDAVYVGASMGPTGQFVEPLGEVSFDDMKSAFREQAEALITAGADLISLETFLDIKECRAALIAVREVSATIPVIAMLTFDDNGRSVLGTSPEAAAITLTAAGADLVGSNCGLGVDGIHDILAAMRRVTPLPLISQANAGLPVLVDGVTIFPGTPEEMTAYHDRLIALGVRVIGGCCGTTPAHIRAMKTALEQRQQPWQPRRNTGGVTFLSSRSDWTAVGGENKTAIIGERINPTGKKLYSQELQEGTVAYIRREALEQVQAGATLLDVNVGAPGIDEPAAMERAVFCVCGAASVPLVLDSSSPAALERGLKAADGKVLINSVSGEAKSLRAVLPLARKYGAAVIGLTLDNNGIPDTAEGRLAIARRIRNAARRHGIPDQDVIIDCLTLTVSAEQKRAAETLKTIRLVKDKLGLSTVLGVSNISFGLPQRPLISSAFFAMAMAAGLDAAIINPREKAMMDAWRSAQVLLNRDLQASGYIEAYRGEQAGAVPAAPISDVPLSIRERLAQAVISGDRDGIVTLVEEALTQGLTPMEVSSEGFLPGLEEVGRRFEKNIFFLPQVMQSADTMQAGFARLKTEMAGQAFESRGRILMATVEGDIHDIGKNIVSTLLENHGFEVFDIGKNVSAATIVAKAGELAVDAVGLSALMTTTMAEMDNVVRKLKSAGIKTFTMVGGAVVTQDYADKIGADLYARDAMEAVAKIKQLLGTGD; the protein is encoded by the coding sequence ATGATATCTTTTCGTACCGCCATTCAGGAACGCATTCTGATACTGGACGGCGCCATGGGCACCATGCTCCAGGAACGGGGGCTCAAGCCCGGCCAGTCACCCGAGGAACTCAACCTTACCATGCCGGATGTGGTGGCTTCGGTTCATCGTGATTACGTTGCGGCCGGCGCCGATATCATCATCACCAACACCTTTGGCGGCACCCGCTTCAAACTGGCCCATTACGGTTTGGAGGGGCGCCTGGCGGAGATCAATGCCCGTGCGGTCGAGATCGCGCGCAGCGTTGCCGGCGATGCCGTGTATGTCGGGGCTTCCATGGGACCCACCGGCCAGTTCGTAGAGCCGTTGGGCGAGGTGTCCTTCGACGACATGAAATCAGCCTTCCGCGAGCAGGCCGAAGCGCTGATCACGGCCGGCGCCGATCTGATCAGCCTGGAAACCTTCCTGGACATCAAGGAGTGCCGGGCAGCCCTGATCGCCGTGCGCGAGGTTTCGGCCACCATCCCGGTGATCGCCATGCTGACCTTTGACGATAACGGCCGTTCGGTACTGGGCACCTCCCCCGAGGCGGCCGCCATAACCCTGACCGCGGCCGGTGCCGATCTGGTCGGCTCCAACTGCGGGCTCGGCGTGGACGGCATCCATGACATCCTGGCCGCCATGCGCCGGGTAACGCCGCTGCCGTTGATCTCGCAGGCCAATGCCGGATTGCCGGTCCTGGTCGACGGGGTCACCATCTTTCCCGGTACGCCGGAGGAAATGACCGCCTACCACGATCGCCTGATCGCCCTGGGAGTGCGCGTGATCGGCGGCTGCTGCGGCACGACGCCGGCTCATATCCGCGCCATGAAGACTGCCCTGGAACAGCGCCAGCAGCCCTGGCAGCCGCGTCGCAATACCGGTGGTGTCACATTTCTTTCCAGCAGGAGCGACTGGACCGCTGTCGGCGGAGAAAACAAGACCGCCATCATCGGCGAGCGCATCAATCCGACTGGAAAAAAGCTGTATTCCCAGGAGCTGCAGGAGGGCACGGTCGCCTATATCCGCCGCGAAGCCCTGGAACAGGTGCAGGCCGGAGCCACGCTTCTGGATGTGAATGTCGGCGCGCCGGGCATCGATGAACCCGCCGCCATGGAGCGGGCCGTGTTCTGCGTCTGCGGCGCCGCCTCGGTTCCGCTGGTGTTGGATTCTTCCAGCCCGGCAGCCTTGGAACGGGGCCTGAAGGCGGCCGACGGGAAGGTGCTGATCAACTCGGTTTCCGGAGAAGCCAAAAGTTTGCGCGCTGTATTGCCGCTGGCCCGCAAGTACGGCGCAGCGGTGATTGGTCTGACCCTCGACAATAACGGTATTCCCGACACGGCCGAGGGGCGGCTGGCCATTGCCCGGCGCATCCGCAACGCTGCCCGGCGCCACGGCATTCCCGATCAGGACGTTATCATCGATTGCCTGACCCTGACCGTCAGCGCCGAGCAGAAGCGGGCCGCTGAGACCCTGAAGACCATCAGGCTGGTCAAGGACAAGCTGGGGCTCTCCACGGTGCTGGGGGTCAGCAACATCTCCTTCGGTCTGCCGCAGCGTCCGTTGATCTCCTCGGCTTTCTTTGCCATGGCCATGGCGGCGGGACTGGATGCAGCCATCATCAATCCCCGGGAAAAGGCCATGATGGATGCCTGGCGCTCGGCCCAGGTACTGCTGAACCGCGATCTGCAGGCCTCCGGGTATATCGAGGCTTACCGGGGGGAGCAGGCCGGCGCCGTTCCTGCTGCTCCGATTTCGGATGTTCCGCTGTCGATCCGGGAGCGCCTGGCGCAGGCCGTTATCAGCGGGGACCGCGACGGTATCGTTACCCTGGTTGAGGAAGCCCTGACCCAGGGGCTGACCCCGATGGAGGTCAGCAGCGAGGGATTCCTGCCGGGACTGGAAGAGGTGGGGAGGCGGTTCGAGAAGAATATCTTCTTTCTGCCCCAGGTAATGCAATCGGCCGATACCATGCAGGCCGGCTTTGCCCGCCTCAAGACCGAGATGGCGGGGCAGGCCTTCGAGAGCCGCGGCCGTATCCTGATGGCAACCGTGGAAGGGGACATCCACGATATCGGCAAGAACATCGTGAGCACCCTGCTGGAAAACCACGGTTTCGAAGTGTTCGATATCGGCAAGAATGTTTCGGCCGCCACCATCGTTGCTAAGGCGGGCGAACTGGCGGTCGACGCCGTTGGCCTTTCGGCGCTGATGACCACCACCATGGCGGAAATGGACAATGTGGTCCGGAAACTCAAAAGTGCGGGGATCAAAACCTTTACCATGGTGGGTGGGGCAGTAGTCACCCAGGATTATGCCGATAAAATCGGTGCGGATCTGTACGCCCGCGACGCCATGGAAGCAGTGGCCAAGATCAAGCAACTGCTGGGGACCGGAGATTAG